Proteins from a single region of Segatella copri:
- a CDS encoding FKBP-type peptidyl-prolyl cis-trans isomerase, producing the protein MAKREYVEANKRWLEEKAKEEGVMALPRGIYYKVLKQGDPKGVQPSRRSIVTAHYTGWTINGKKFDSSRGGTPFAMRLSDLIDGWIVAMQQMHVGDQWELYIPAEMGYGKFSQPGIPGGSTLIFEVELLGVG; encoded by the coding sequence ATGGCAAAAAGAGAATATGTTGAGGCCAACAAGCGTTGGCTGGAGGAAAAGGCAAAGGAGGAGGGCGTTATGGCGCTGCCTCGTGGTATATATTATAAGGTGTTGAAGCAGGGCGACCCGAAGGGAGTACAGCCTAGCCGACGCAGCATCGTGACGGCCCATTACACCGGTTGGACCATCAACGGCAAGAAGTTTGATTCCAGCCGTGGCGGTACGCCGTTCGCCATGCGATTGAGCGACCTGATTGATGGCTGGATTGTTGCCATGCAGCAGATGCACGTGGGCGACCAGTGGGAACTTTACATCCCTGCCGAGATGGGCTACGGCAAGTTCTCGCAGCCGGGCATCCCTGGCGGTTCTACCCTGATATTCGAAGTAGAACTGCTGGGTGTTGGATAA
- a CDS encoding Ppx/GppA phosphatase family protein has protein sequence MNLASIDIGSNGARLLIKRFEPEAIREEDRIKKLMFIRIPLRLGKDVFTLGKVSKEREKMMLHMMKGFKQFMKLNDVEAFRACATSAMRDAENGKKVLKKIEKQTGIKLEIIKGQEEAQLLYNNLVEKTDSNEGSFAYIDVGGGSTEVSIIHDGVLAESYSYNMGTLRMLSGKVTAETESLFKENLTRYAEQYGDIRIIGSGGNINKLNKLARHSKQDSKNLTLAELKRLYSMMQPLSIEEREISFSLKEDRADVIIPAAEIFIKACEYLKCENIMVPNISLADSIVDGLYEKMMAKTEE, from the coding sequence ATGAATTTAGCATCCATTGATATCGGCTCCAACGGAGCCCGACTCCTCATCAAGCGCTTCGAACCCGAGGCTATCCGAGAGGAAGACCGCATCAAGAAACTCATGTTCATCCGCATCCCACTGCGATTGGGTAAGGATGTTTTCACCCTGGGAAAGGTTTCCAAGGAGCGTGAGAAGATGATGCTCCACATGATGAAGGGCTTCAAGCAATTCATGAAACTCAATGACGTAGAGGCTTTTCGCGCCTGTGCCACATCGGCCATGCGCGATGCCGAGAACGGCAAGAAGGTGCTCAAGAAGATAGAGAAGCAAACCGGCATCAAACTCGAAATCATCAAGGGTCAGGAGGAGGCACAACTCCTCTACAACAACCTGGTAGAGAAAACAGACTCCAACGAGGGCAGCTTTGCCTACATCGATGTGGGCGGTGGTTCCACGGAGGTGAGCATCATCCACGACGGTGTGCTCGCCGAGAGCTATTCCTACAACATGGGTACCCTGAGAATGCTAAGCGGCAAGGTGACTGCCGAAACCGAAAGTCTCTTCAAGGAGAACCTGACGAGATATGCCGAGCAATACGGCGACATCAGGATCATCGGTTCGGGTGGAAACATCAACAAGTTGAACAAGCTGGCACGCCACAGCAAGCAGGACTCCAAAAACCTGACGCTTGCCGAACTGAAGCGTCTCTACTCGATGATGCAGCCCCTGAGCATCGAGGAGCGCGAGATTTCCTTCTCTCTGAAGGAAGACCGTGCCGACGTCATCATTCCTGCCGCTGAGATCTTCATCAAGGCATGCGAATATCTGAAGTGCGAAAACATCATGGTGCCAAACATCTCGCTCGCCGACTCCATCGTGGATGGACTCTATGAGAAGATGATGGCAAAAACAGAAGAATAA
- a CDS encoding alpha/beta hydrolase produces MKQKKMRKIGIASALGLVVLVMLGLYGASNYMLNYSLNYPKEERMTAEHWKNRMKNECPWMVGWMDSVYQHHCVKDTFVTMPSGYKAHAIYLYAPKTTEKTAVVVHGYQVRSEGMLHIAYLYNHDMGYNVLLPDLYGHGESEGDHIQMGWKDRWDVIRWSEIANEIFKVKSEERRVKNTRQVIHGISMGAATTMAVSGEKTPDYVKCFVEDCGYTSVWDEFSAQLKDQFGLPAFPLMNTTSALCQYRYGWSFAEAQQIEQVRKSTKPMLFIHGDKDAFVPYAMLHPLYEAKTKGRKAIFIAKGSVHAMAYRDHHEAYTRIVRDFVSKEE; encoded by the coding sequence ATGAAACAGAAAAAGATGAGAAAGATAGGCATCGCTTCGGCTCTGGGCCTGGTGGTGCTCGTGATGCTGGGACTGTATGGTGCCAGCAACTATATGCTCAATTATTCGCTCAACTATCCGAAGGAGGAGAGAATGACGGCTGAGCATTGGAAGAACAGAATGAAGAACGAGTGCCCCTGGATGGTTGGCTGGATGGACTCCGTGTATCAGCACCATTGCGTGAAGGATACCTTTGTCACGATGCCATCGGGTTACAAGGCACATGCCATCTATCTCTATGCACCGAAGACTACGGAAAAAACTGCCGTGGTGGTGCATGGCTATCAGGTGCGCTCCGAGGGAATGCTGCACATTGCCTATCTCTATAATCACGATATGGGGTATAATGTGCTCCTGCCAGATCTGTATGGACACGGAGAGAGCGAGGGCGACCATATCCAGATGGGATGGAAGGATAGATGGGATGTCATCAGATGGTCGGAAATCGCCAATGAGATTTTTAAAGTGAAGAGTGAAGAACGAAGAGTGAAGAATACCCGTCAGGTGATTCATGGCATTTCGATGGGTGCGGCAACCACGATGGCAGTATCGGGAGAGAAGACTCCCGATTACGTGAAGTGCTTTGTGGAGGACTGCGGCTATACCAGCGTATGGGATGAGTTTTCCGCTCAGCTCAAAGACCAGTTTGGCTTGCCTGCCTTCCCGCTGATGAATACCACTTCTGCCCTTTGCCAGTATCGCTACGGCTGGTCGTTTGCCGAGGCTCAGCAGATAGAGCAGGTTCGCAAGAGCACCAAACCGATGCTCTTTATCCATGGCGATAAGGATGCCTTCGTGCCCTACGCCATGCTTCATCCGCTTTATGAGGCGAAGACGAAGGGCCGAAAAGCCATCTTCATCGCCAAAGGCTCCGTTCATGCTATGGCATATCGCGACCATCACGAGGCATACACCCGCATCGTAAGAGACTTTGTTTCGAAAGAGGAATAG